One genomic window of Desulfurococcus mucosus DSM 2162 includes the following:
- a CDS encoding aminotransferase class III-fold pyridoxal phosphate-dependent enzyme has protein sequence MDRVRALTSRRVERSLEVVRLDRELFPPAMALKYYPVAVARARGSRVWDLDGNEYIDFLSSAAVCNVGHCHPEVVKAVKEQVDEFLNYTIAYFYAVKPVELAKMLVEITPGGI, from the coding sequence TTGGACAGGGTTAGGGCTCTGACATCCAGGAGGGTTGAGAGAAGCCTCGAGGTAGTCAGGCTGGACAGGGAGCTGTTTCCTCCTGCTATGGCCCTCAAGTACTATCCGGTGGCGGTTGCCAGGGCCAGGGGGTCCAGGGTCTGGGATCTCGACGGCAATGAGTACATTGACTTCCTGTCGAGTGCGGCAGTCTGCAATGTTGGCCACTGCCACCCTGAGGTGGTTAAGGCTGTCAAGGAGCAGGTGGACGAGTTCCTCAACTATACTATTGCATACTTCTACGCGGTCAAGCCGGTTGAGCTCGCTAAAATGCTCGTCGAGATAACGCCCGGGGGGATATAA
- a CDS encoding aspartate aminotransferase family protein, producing the protein MVFGFSGSDAVDSSIKAARAYTGRKGVVSFLYSYHGMTYGALSATGIVGPSVKEAVHPMSEVVFAEYPDPYRNKWGVDGYERPVELANLALEEVEERVKEAGAAAIIFEPIQGDAGVVVPPAEFIKGLREIADKHGAVLVDEEVQAGMGRTGKWWAVEHFGVVPDLLVSAKALGGGMPISAVVGRAEILDSVPPPLFAFTHTGHSVCAAAAIATINAIKREGLVERAAILGDYALKRLTELKEKYHVIGDVRGRGLMIGVDIVKNPGTREPDKKTALKICWRAWEKGLILITFGKHSNVLRIAPPLNIPREDLDRGIDIIEESIKDVLEGRVPDEVLEFLRPW; encoded by the coding sequence GTGGTCTTCGGCTTCAGCGGCTCCGACGCCGTTGACTCATCGATAAAGGCTGCGAGGGCCTACACGGGGAGGAAGGGGGTGGTCTCCTTCCTGTACTCCTATCACGGAATGACGTATGGGGCCCTCTCCGCCACGGGAATAGTCGGGCCGAGCGTTAAGGAGGCTGTCCACCCGATGAGTGAAGTGGTGTTCGCCGAGTACCCGGATCCCTATAGGAACAAGTGGGGTGTGGACGGCTACGAGAGGCCCGTGGAGCTGGCAAACCTGGCGCTGGAGGAGGTTGAGGAAAGGGTGAAGGAGGCTGGCGCGGCGGCGATAATATTTGAACCCATACAGGGAGACGCAGGAGTCGTAGTGCCGCCGGCCGAGTTCATCAAGGGGCTCAGGGAGATCGCGGACAAGCATGGTGCAGTCCTAGTCGACGAGGAGGTTCAGGCCGGCATGGGTAGGACTGGCAAGTGGTGGGCGGTGGAGCACTTCGGGGTGGTCCCCGACCTCCTCGTATCGGCTAAGGCGCTTGGTGGCGGAATGCCTATATCTGCCGTGGTGGGCAGGGCAGAGATACTGGACTCTGTCCCTCCACCGCTCTTCGCGTTTACTCACACAGGCCACTCAGTGTGCGCGGCTGCCGCCATAGCCACGATAAACGCGATCAAGAGGGAGGGCCTGGTGGAGAGGGCGGCCATACTCGGCGACTACGCGTTGAAGAGGCTCACGGAACTCAAGGAGAAATACCATGTGATCGGCGATGTGAGGGGAAGAGGCCTAATGATAGGAGTCGACATAGTGAAAAACCCCGGGACAAGGGAGCCCGACAAGAAGACAGCGCTCAAGATATGCTGGAGGGCATGGGAGAAGGGCCTAATACTCATAACATTCGGAAAACACAGCAACGTCCTCAGGATAGCACCCCCGCTCAACATACCCCGGGAAGACCTCGACAGGGGCATAGACATAATCGAGGAATCCATAAAGGACGTGCTCGAGGGAAGGGTGCCCGATGAAGTACTGGAGTTCCTGAGGCCATGGTGA
- a CDS encoding M55 family metallopeptidase, with the protein MRLFMSIDMEGMPFIASGEHLYIKGALFSEARRIATRITLWTAEAFHQRGFNEVVIADSHGPMVNLDVESLPEYVTLIRGFPRPLSMVTGVEKADAVVFLGYHSKAGTPKSTFDHTYSSAIIDSLEINGTPASEFLLNTYTAGHFNKPVIMVAGDKALIEEDVARYTPWATRVTLKESYSRFASSSPSLEKIRKELEKAVVEAVERLNKGEAKPLRARYPVEVKVRFLGTEMADVAELLPLIERIDGKTVKYVARDIVEAYRIFELLLAAAPKLYPYSVIPT; encoded by the coding sequence ATGAGACTGTTCATGTCCATCGATATGGAGGGCATGCCCTTCATAGCCTCTGGCGAGCACCTGTATATAAAAGGCGCCCTCTTCAGTGAGGCTAGGAGAATAGCAACCAGGATAACCCTGTGGACAGCTGAGGCCTTCCACCAGAGGGGATTCAACGAGGTCGTGATTGCAGATAGCCATGGGCCGATGGTAAACCTAGATGTCGAGAGCCTGCCAGAATATGTGACACTCATAAGGGGTTTCCCGAGGCCCCTCAGCATGGTGACCGGGGTTGAGAAGGCTGACGCTGTCGTTTTCTTAGGCTACCACTCAAAGGCTGGGACCCCAAAGTCGACGTTCGATCACACATATAGTAGTGCGATCATTGACTCGCTGGAAATAAACGGCACACCGGCAAGCGAGTTTCTTCTGAACACATATACTGCCGGCCACTTCAACAAGCCCGTGATAATGGTTGCCGGGGACAAGGCGCTGATAGAGGAAGATGTCGCGAGATACACCCCATGGGCCACTAGGGTTACACTTAAAGAGTCCTACTCCAGATTCGCCTCCTCGAGCCCAAGCCTCGAGAAAATTAGGAAAGAGCTTGAAAAAGCAGTTGTAGAGGCTGTGGAGAGGTTGAATAAGGGGGAGGCTAAGCCCCTCAGGGCAAGATACCCGGTTGAGGTCAAAGTGAGGTTTCTCGGCACTGAAATGGCCGATGTAGCCGAGCTACTACCGCTGATAGAAAGAATCGATGGTAAAACAGTGAAGTATGTTGCAAGGGATATCGTTGAGGCATACAGGATATTCGAGCTCCTACTGGCAGCCGCTCCCAAGCTATACCCATATAGCGTGATACCCACCTAG
- a CDS encoding APC family permease, translated as MSLKRVLDWYHILALGVAGIVGTSWVYLNTTFYDLYGPGGVILGYIVATVMASLMALAYSEMGSAINREGGEVAFVYPALGAAGSFFVAWMFLLGMLAAALSFYVIGIAFLLSWVFPQLNTMPLYYVAGYPVYLPWIIVGYISALIVFALNYFGAKLTGNVQTALFILLILCGAILVAVAAIYGSLNNFMPPFKPGTDPAVSAFRFALLGIGYLSGFETLPMIAEESKVSPRKFGYLVALSAVLAGMFYTLMMFAGALIIPWQGSSTVAPRGLIDEMSMIHPALGWVAWLASFLGLVTSWIPALMTVSRMIYALARGGLFPKQFEYLHPKYGVPTRAMVFVLAISLILGLLGRKGLVWFLDVSGVTLGVCWLTTVITMLICRKRYPQLERPFRVPAAWLVGPLALIIGLIVVVTPLIPGTDVSLVWPYEYVLLIAWVLLGIFVYFAYVRKRIREIGLEKVAKGLLGEYYDELYGERK; from the coding sequence ATGTCGCTTAAGAGGGTCCTCGATTGGTACCACATTCTAGCGCTCGGAGTCGCTGGAATTGTAGGGACGAGCTGGGTATACTTGAACACGACGTTCTACGACTTGTACGGCCCGGGAGGGGTAATATTAGGCTACATAGTCGCAACCGTTATGGCGTCGCTAATGGCACTAGCTTACTCCGAGATGGGGTCGGCCATAAACAGGGAGGGGGGCGAAGTCGCGTTCGTGTACCCCGCGCTGGGGGCAGCGGGCTCGTTCTTCGTGGCGTGGATGTTCCTCTTGGGGATGCTCGCCGCGGCTCTCTCGTTCTATGTAATAGGGATAGCGTTCCTCCTCAGCTGGGTGTTCCCCCAGCTAAACACCATGCCGCTCTACTATGTCGCAGGCTACCCGGTCTACCTGCCTTGGATAATAGTGGGCTACATTAGCGCTCTCATAGTGTTCGCACTAAACTACTTTGGCGCCAAGCTCACGGGCAACGTCCAGACCGCGCTCTTTATACTGCTGATACTGTGCGGGGCTATACTAGTCGCGGTGGCAGCTATATATGGCTCGTTAAACAACTTCATGCCCCCGTTCAAACCCGGAACTGACCCCGCTGTGAGTGCCTTCAGGTTCGCGCTCTTGGGCATAGGGTACCTGTCAGGCTTCGAGACCCTCCCCATGATCGCCGAGGAGAGCAAGGTCTCCCCGAGGAAGTTCGGGTACCTGGTGGCCCTCAGCGCTGTGTTGGCTGGCATGTTCTACACGCTAATGATGTTCGCGGGTGCTTTGATAATTCCGTGGCAGGGATCGTCCACCGTTGCCCCACGGGGGTTGATAGACGAGATGTCAATGATACACCCCGCATTGGGATGGGTAGCGTGGCTGGCCTCGTTCCTGGGACTCGTCACTTCATGGATTCCTGCTCTAATGACTGTGTCAAGGATGATCTACGCACTGGCCCGGGGAGGATTGTTCCCCAAGCAATTCGAATACCTCCACCCCAAGTACGGGGTGCCGACCAGGGCCATGGTGTTTGTGCTGGCGATCTCCCTCATCCTAGGCCTGCTGGGCAGGAAGGGCCTCGTGTGGTTCCTAGATGTGAGTGGTGTGACACTGGGTGTTTGCTGGCTAACGACGGTCATAACAATGCTGATATGCAGGAAGAGGTATCCGCAGCTCGAGAGGCCATTTAGAGTACCAGCGGCGTGGCTCGTCGGTCCGCTGGCTCTGATCATTGGTTTGATAGTCGTGGTGACCCCGCTAATTCCTGGAACGGATGTAAGCCTGGTGTGGCCCTACGAGTATGTGCTGCTGATAGCATGGGTGTTGCTGGGCATATTCGTATACTTCGCCTATGTGCGCAAGAGGATCAGGGAAATAGGGTTGGAGAAAGTCGCTAAGGGTTTACTCGGCGAGTACTACGACGAGTTGTACGGTGAAAGGAAGTGA
- a CDS encoding dipeptidase, whose protein sequence is MYPVIDMHEDVSAYFLYHGGGEPLGDLRSDIPGRDADIPKYFRGNVKLVFAAIFPGIETFRPEESKKLEKLYGKWLPAIGYRAPQTDVLEHFAIYYRLAEAYPEITLVESAGDAERVLSEDGKIGLLIHMEGAEAIDDPYDLVLLKKMGLRSLGLTWNYNNKYGSGCTSKKDYGLTPEGEELVRMANKLGIIIDLAHAGKKTALETMAVSKKPVIISHANVRKFVDTPRNIDDEVLEALHKNGGVVGLSVIGPLIASKPKPTMEDLVQHFLYIHERYGADLLAIGTDFHGLLGLPAPEGLESVDKIQSLLQRLGEKGLGDNDLRKIAYENALRVIKSNLA, encoded by the coding sequence GTGTACCCAGTCATAGACATGCACGAAGATGTATCCGCGTACTTCTTATACCACGGAGGCGGCGAGCCACTCGGAGATCTGAGGAGCGACATACCCGGGCGCGATGCCGACATACCCAAGTACTTCCGGGGAAATGTGAAGCTGGTCTTCGCCGCAATATTTCCTGGCATTGAGACCTTTCGGCCGGAGGAGTCCAAGAAGCTGGAAAAGCTGTATGGGAAATGGCTCCCGGCGATCGGCTACAGAGCCCCTCAAACCGATGTCTTAGAGCACTTCGCGATATACTACAGGCTCGCGGAGGCCTACCCTGAGATAACCCTGGTGGAGTCTGCGGGCGATGCGGAGAGGGTGCTGTCGGAAGACGGGAAGATAGGGTTGTTGATTCACATGGAGGGAGCTGAGGCAATAGACGACCCCTACGACCTCGTGTTGCTGAAGAAGATGGGGTTGAGGAGCCTTGGGCTTACGTGGAACTACAACAACAAGTACGGCTCCGGGTGCACCTCTAAAAAAGACTACGGGCTAACACCCGAGGGGGAGGAACTTGTGAGGATGGCGAACAAGCTCGGCATAATCATCGACCTAGCGCACGCCGGAAAGAAAACAGCCCTCGAGACCATGGCCGTCAGCAAGAAGCCCGTGATAATAAGCCACGCCAATGTGCGAAAATTTGTTGACACTCCCAGGAACATTGACGATGAAGTCCTAGAGGCACTTCATAAAAACGGGGGCGTCGTAGGGCTCTCGGTAATAGGCCCACTAATTGCGAGCAAGCCAAAGCCGACAATGGAGGACCTTGTTCAGCACTTCCTTTACATTCATGAAAGATATGGGGCGGACTTGCTGGCGATAGGGACGGACTTCCATGGGTTGCTAGGCCTCCCGGCGCCGGAGGGCCTGGAATCCGTGGACAAGATACAGTCGCTCCTTCAAAGGTTAGGGGAGAAGGGGCTGGGCGATAACGATCTAAGGAAAATAGCCTACGAGAATGCATTGAGGGTTATAAAGTCCAACCTTGCCTAG
- a CDS encoding ABC transporter permease, with the protein MGQDIFSELVYGSRISLLVGLSAALATVVLGTLVGLIAGYYGGLVDDILSTITDIMLLLPVLPFMILMAAFMGQDYQNIVIAIAAFTWPGVARLVRAQVASLKGSLYIEAAKAYGAGSGRIMRVHILPQLYPLLVAFVVLRTGGAIIAEASLSFLGLGDPTQKSWGGMIYWAMNSGAISSGKWWWIVAPGLMITLTVEATALIGYAIEEYVNPRLRHL; encoded by the coding sequence GTGGGTCAGGACATATTTAGCGAGCTTGTGTATGGCTCTCGCATATCGCTCTTAGTGGGCCTCTCAGCCGCCTTGGCCACGGTGGTGCTGGGGACTCTAGTGGGCCTCATCGCTGGCTACTACGGCGGCCTCGTGGACGATATCCTCTCCACGATCACCGACATCATGCTCCTGCTTCCGGTGCTGCCCTTCATGATATTGATGGCCGCGTTCATGGGACAGGACTACCAGAACATCGTGATAGCCATAGCGGCCTTCACATGGCCCGGTGTAGCCAGGCTTGTGAGGGCCCAAGTGGCCTCGCTCAAGGGTAGCCTCTACATCGAGGCTGCGAAGGCGTACGGTGCAGGCTCGGGTAGGATAATGAGGGTTCACATACTGCCCCAGCTCTACCCCCTGCTTGTCGCGTTTGTGGTGCTCAGGACGGGTGGTGCGATAATAGCCGAGGCCTCGCTGAGCTTCTTAGGCCTCGGGGATCCCACCCAGAAGTCCTGGGGAGGTATGATCTACTGGGCAATGAACAGCGGGGCCATCTCGAGCGGCAAGTGGTGGTGGATAGTGGCGCCAGGGCTCATGATAACCCTGACGGTCGAGGCCACGGCACTAATAGGGTACGCGATCGAGGAGTACGTCAACCCGAGACTCAGGCATCTCTGA
- a CDS encoding tRNA (adenine-N1)-methyltransferase, whose product MSSVIREGDDVLVVIDDKRRFVAKARRGGVLGTDKGVVRLDDVVGKPYGSTVETSLGARALVFKPLPHDYALLASRVTQIIYPKDAGLMIYLSGVKPGSRIGEAGVGSGALTIALASIIGETGILYGFDISEKSLENTRINLEKTGLLNRVRLQKHDVREPVKLPHALNAFFLDIPDPWNAVNTIAELLEPGGTLLAYIPTVNQVEKTVITLREHGGFADIHTYETLLREYKVEKNAVRPFTRMIGHTGYIVFARKLAQQ is encoded by the coding sequence ATGAGCAGCGTGATACGTGAAGGCGACGATGTACTCGTGGTTATAGATGATAAGAGGAGGTTTGTGGCTAAGGCTAGGAGGGGCGGTGTACTGGGCACTGATAAAGGGGTTGTAAGACTCGACGACGTCGTCGGGAAGCCCTATGGCTCCACCGTGGAGACATCGCTGGGGGCTAGGGCACTCGTCTTCAAGCCTCTCCCACACGACTACGCCCTGCTAGCGTCGAGGGTCACACAGATAATATACCCTAAGGACGCCGGCTTAATGATATATCTATCAGGGGTTAAACCCGGGTCAAGGATAGGTGAAGCAGGCGTGGGCTCAGGCGCCCTCACCATAGCCCTAGCAAGCATCATAGGTGAAACCGGCATCCTCTACGGCTTCGACATCTCCGAGAAAAGCCTCGAGAACACGAGGATCAACCTGGAGAAAACAGGCCTCCTAAACAGGGTGAGGCTCCAGAAACACGATGTAAGAGAACCCGTGAAACTCCCCCACGCACTCAACGCATTCTTCCTCGACATACCGGACCCCTGGAACGCCGTAAACACCATCGCAGAACTCCTCGAACCCGGGGGAACCCTACTAGCCTACATCCCCACAGTAAACCAAGTGGAGAAAACCGTGATAACACTACGGGAACACGGAGGCTTCGCAGACATCCACACATATGAAACCCTCCTAAGAGAATACAAAGTAGAGAAAAACGCTGTAAGACCCTTCACCAGGATGATCGGGCACACAGGATACATAGTCTTCGCGAGAAAACTAGCACAACAATAA
- a CDS encoding DNA-binding protein — protein sequence MQVYLFSIKPVYAYRVFTGSKKFELRRFLGLSVERGDRVILYVTGRVKAVMGEFTAGRVIRGRPEYVWKRLKAIGDTGVSGEDYRYIAGSRDAMAIEVVDPLMYRQPIRLQALRRVFPDFNPPMSMRLLDPLDPVVRMVFDKAREFSSSMDA from the coding sequence ATGCAGGTATACCTGTTCAGCATTAAACCCGTTTACGCATACAGGGTTTTCACAGGCTCCAAGAAATTCGAGCTACGGAGGTTCCTCGGGCTCAGCGTTGAGAGAGGAGACCGGGTGATACTCTACGTGACGGGGAGGGTGAAAGCAGTCATGGGGGAGTTCACGGCTGGCAGAGTGATAAGGGGGCGGCCCGAGTACGTGTGGAAGAGGCTTAAAGCAATAGGCGACACAGGTGTTTCAGGCGAGGACTACAGGTATATAGCTGGCTCAAGGGACGCCATGGCTATAGAGGTCGTGGACCCCTTGATGTACAGGCAGCCCATAAGGCTCCAGGCGTTGAGGAGGGTTTTCCCGGACTTCAACCCGCCTATGAGCATGAGGCTCCTGGATCCACTTGACCCCGTTGTAAGAATGGTTTTCGACAAGGCGAGGGAGTTCTCCAGCAGTATGGATGCATAG
- a CDS encoding ribbon-helix-helix domain-containing protein, producing MSGVIPRMRLITVKMPELYVEGIDELVRIGRYSSRSEVIRVAIRDLLKKELWVKEASEI from the coding sequence ATGTCGGGCGTCATACCCAGGATGCGTTTGATAACGGTGAAGATGCCTGAGCTATATGTTGAAGGGATTGATGAACTAGTGAGGATAGGGAGGTATAGTAGTAGGAGTGAGGTTATAAGGGTTGCTATAAGGGACCTGTTGAAGAAGGAGCTCTGGGTTAAGGAGGCTTCTGAAATATAG
- a CDS encoding glycosyltransferase family 39 protein: protein MGWKTVETLIVLLVAAVALAVFTWSALGFEELESVKGGKGYVSDEVWYVGSARTILVKVFGLEPRMPGDSYGYTVVYSGQVDYGVLESLAARYGLRLRVDYSDLKAFYVSGSREGLTGFLSEARRYVEVGDVIPGWMMPDHSGINNYLNQEHPPLGKYIIAFTMYVLGDRPFYWRIPLIVLGASTTILLYLSLRRLTGSTIAALAASLLFTADPLVRTLFSIALLDGFVAFTSTLAFYLAVERRHGLAVAASLVGGLFKFTGLFTLIPLLVLYLRQGLRRRPSPYMLVYTLTAFTLLSGLLFLTVLAAVSLPLINYMGLGNWVKYSLLGSITWHTSIKCNGPCPGSSAPWDWFLGVNAFTVYVDPTVAAIGFYPLWSTVLVASIVLAPLVFRDKRYGLQWVFLTGVLAGYVAVWLAGGRSQYSFYSVQLAPFVYGGLVYTAAYALRRENLAYLAGFYRRVSALTVWLLTR, encoded by the coding sequence TTGGGGTGGAAGACCGTTGAAACACTAATAGTCCTCCTGGTTGCAGCTGTGGCGCTAGCGGTGTTCACGTGGAGCGCCCTGGGGTTCGAGGAGCTTGAATCCGTGAAGGGCGGTAAAGGCTATGTGTCGGATGAAGTATGGTATGTTGGCTCGGCCAGGACGATCCTTGTGAAAGTGTTTGGACTGGAGCCGAGGATGCCTGGGGACAGCTACGGGTACACTGTGGTGTACAGTGGGCAGGTGGACTACGGAGTGCTCGAGTCCCTTGCAGCTAGGTATGGTTTAAGGCTTCGAGTAGACTACAGTGACCTCAAGGCATTCTACGTGTCGGGGAGCAGGGAGGGTTTAACCGGTTTCCTCAGCGAGGCCAGGAGGTATGTTGAGGTGGGCGACGTGATCCCTGGTTGGATGATGCCTGATCACAGCGGGATAAACAACTACTTGAACCAGGAGCACCCCCCGCTCGGGAAGTACATTATAGCGTTCACAATGTACGTGCTTGGGGATAGGCCTTTCTACTGGAGGATCCCGTTGATAGTGCTCGGTGCCTCCACCACTATACTACTATACCTCTCGCTTAGAAGGCTCACCGGCAGCACTATAGCAGCGCTGGCGGCTTCACTGCTCTTCACAGCCGACCCACTGGTTAGAACCCTCTTCTCCATAGCGCTCCTCGACGGCTTCGTAGCCTTCACATCCACGCTTGCATTCTACCTTGCAGTGGAGAGGAGGCATGGTTTAGCTGTTGCAGCAAGCCTGGTGGGCGGGCTCTTCAAGTTCACCGGGTTGTTCACGCTGATACCGCTCCTCGTACTGTACCTACGGCAGGGGTTGAGGAGGAGGCCTTCACCATACATGCTGGTGTACACGCTTACAGCCTTCACCCTGCTATCCGGGCTTCTCTTCCTCACAGTGCTCGCAGCCGTCTCCCTCCCCTTGATCAACTACATGGGGCTGGGTAACTGGGTCAAGTACTCCCTGCTCGGCTCGATCACATGGCACACCAGCATCAAGTGCAACGGCCCCTGTCCAGGCAGCTCCGCCCCATGGGACTGGTTCCTGGGCGTGAACGCTTTCACCGTCTACGTGGATCCAACGGTGGCGGCCATAGGGTTCTACCCGCTCTGGTCTACTGTGCTCGTCGCATCCATAGTGCTCGCCCCCCTGGTCTTCAGGGATAAGAGGTATGGGCTTCAATGGGTCTTCCTAACCGGGGTTCTCGCAGGCTACGTGGCCGTGTGGCTTGCAGGGGGTAGATCCCAGTACAGCTTCTACAGTGTGCAGCTCGCCCCGTTCGTCTACGGGGGCCTCGTCTACACGGCTGCCTACGCGTTGCGCAGGGAGAACCTGGCTTACCTGGCCGGCTTCTACAGGAGGGTTTCCGCGCTCACAGTATGGTTGCTGACCCGGTGA